The proteins below are encoded in one region of Belonocnema kinseyi isolate 2016_QV_RU_SX_M_011 chromosome 5, B_treatae_v1, whole genome shotgun sequence:
- the LOC117173141 gene encoding uncharacterized protein LOC117173141, producing the protein MPVNQELSLMSSSHSEHNVTDHEHTCIVCDRISTFYPNECAVCHISGPLKRCSQCNMVTYCGEAHQRQHWNKHKAICKVISKILKEKKSTHIYENCRGLDAAGWMKAKMEVLLDVRKRLKRDLLRFEGEMFRFPRACFVCHESRQDFLTNCLGCTNASFCKEHPSSSFHDIDCSEIQEGHKIDINPLIMTKARMLRMSKSIVESTPISKDKNRQLPTTMQEFFDYIKLPKKICSEIIESQITELLCGPLTVFKSLKKLNQFQSLSSLVLHVQGFENDYEDAKMWEILFHLIPSLKYLRIIFLGHEKFRKLDCKLCNKCRDSKKKLSIQVSDLLYVQYVDSDHYEEPGLALLANSKTPSESEMQQRFWKQMMITWGTVNCPLIISTNTEDYSKTFRENLDSTFNKILYFYDGRNDFAPLRPHRFWENERVFRRNEFMMIIKIIREETPLKCTSCGVVCQTVDCKTSHCINCESDLQCTDAALFPKQSGNLSRSFFYVNCCQVCHHRNYSSSRKYIPVIPCSHCEMSFYCHEIHRKSHWTYHKDLCNAILAIKFEFGSPDIFEKADKSSPESWAQAKIDLIVKAESELGRKLLDNEREMFLFPKTCFACHESNSNLLTTCECGISLCETHQDFPEHEDLCLDFHLTFGLDSYFLSTRQRAAPIADKELFLGLTKPMMFKAISSKKESQKFPSSMKAFVECYFQVWEENDWEIAKPIKTSYWRQFMYTDIFSRPLTLLFVTEKFEWSFESMVVHVIGATDDEKSEAGYWEILLHFVPNLKCLKLVYVGPENSDLKLVKVQVCDDCLKEEKSLEVEGFRLRYDEYFESEFFAKPDIIVGFNLEMHESEYGIMECTWKDTILTLRKVKAPFMMTSGSALRAEKDLRKLETLLGESVQHWFEKNPFGSLLFERDFETERFKFSNHLIVVCTGLYRESEREETFSERISDESLALLGTRTISENLKSEREVTDEDSESKIKGIAETSVSKLDSILSTLETLSFEGESEKMKENLELLEKIKQSKGSSYSIKDSPDYDENRIITPVSKNCL; encoded by the exons ATGCCGGTAAACCAGGAGCTTTCTTTG ATGTCAAGCAGCCATTCTGAACACAACGTCACGGATCACGAACATACCTGTATTGTTTGTGACAGAATTTCAACATTCTATCCGAACGAGTGTGCTGTTTGCCATATCTCAGGTCCTCTGAAAAGGTGCAGTCAATGCAACATGGTCACCTACTGTGGAGAAGCCCATCAACGACAACATTGGAACAAACACAAGGCTATTTGTAAAGTCATCTCGAAAATtctcaaagagaaaaaaagtacACACATCTATGAAAACTGTCGCGGCCTTGATGCAGCAGGATGGATGAAAGCAAAAATGGAAGTCCTGCTCGATGTACGTAAACGTCTCAAAAGAGATCTGCTGCGTTTCGAAGGTGAAATGTTCCGTTTCCCAAGAGCCTGTTTTGTTTGCCACGAATCCAgacaagattttttaacaaactgccTTGGTTGTACAAATGCGAGTTTTTGCAAAGAACATCCCAGCAGTTCATTTCACGATATCGATTGTTCTGAAATTCAAGAAGGACACAAAATCGACATTAACCCTTTAATCATGACCAAAGCAAGAATGCTGAGAATGTCCAAATCAATCGTAGAAAGTACACCGATTTCAAAAGACAAAAATCGACAATTGCCAACGACAATGCAAGAATTTTTCGATTACATCAAACTTCCGAAGAAAATCTGTTCGGAGATAATAGAAAGCCAAATAACCGAACTTTTGTGCGGACCACTAactgtatttaaatctttaaagaagCTTAATCAGTTTCAATCGTTGTCATCGCTAGTGCTTCATGTACAAGGCTTCGAAAATGACTACGAAGACGCAAAAATGTGGGAGATTCTCTTCCATCTGATTCCGAGCTTAAAATATCTCAGAATCATTTTTCTCGGTCATGAAAAGTTTAGGAAGCTCGATTGCAAGCTTTGCAATAAATGTCGAGACAGCAAAAAGAAATTATCGATTCAAGTTAGCGATCTTTTATATGTTCAGTATGTTGATTCTGACCATTATGAGGAACCTGGACTAGCACTTTTGGCAAATAGTAAGACTCCCAGTGAATCCGAAATGCAGCAAAGGTTTTGGAAACAAATGATGATAACCTGGGGCACTGTCAATTGTCCACTGATCATATCTACAAATACTGAAGATTACTCCAAGACTTTTCGCGAGAATCTGGATTCCACTTTCAataagattctttatttttatgatggTCGCAACGACTTTGCACCTCTGAGGCCACACAGGTTCTGGGAAAATGAGCGTGTCTTTAG aCGAAACGAGTTCATGATGATAATCAAAATCATTCGCGAGGAGACCCCGCTAAAATGCACTTCCTGTGGAGTCGTATGCCAAACTGTCGATTGCAAAACTTCACACTGCATAAATTGCGAATCCGATCTTCAATGCACCGACGCTGCATTATTTCCCAAGCAAAGTGGAAATCTATCTCGCAGTTTCTTTTACGTGAATTGCTGCCAAGTATGCCATCATCGTAATTACAGTTCTTCTAGAAAATATATTCCTGTCATTCCTTGTTCACACTGCGAGATGAGTTTCTACTGTCACGAGATTCACCGAAAAAGTCACTGGACATACCACAAGGATCTCTGTAACGCAATCCTCGCAATTAAATTCGAATTCGGTTCCCCGGATATTTTTGAGAAAGCAGACAAGTCCAGTCCAGAATCTTGGGCTCAAGCTAAGATCGACTTGATTGTAAAAGCAGAGTCAGAGCTTGGTAGAAAACTCCTCGACAACGAAAGGGAAATGTTCCTTTTTCCAAAAACCTGCTTTGCATGTCACGAAAGCAATTCGAACCTCTTGACAACCTGCGAATGTGGAATTTCTCTCTGCGAAACCCACCAAGATTTTCCTGAGCATGAAGACCTCTGCCTGGATTTCCATTTAACATTCGGACTGGACAGTTATTTTCTTTCGACTAGACAAAGGGCTGCACCGATCGCCGACAAAGAACTCTTTCTCGGTTTGACGAAACCCATGATGTTTAAAGCTATATCGTCGAAAAAAGAGTCTCAAAAGTTTCCGAGTTCGATGAAAGCCTTTGTAGAATGTTATTTTCAAGTCTGGGAAGAGAACGACTGGGAGATTGCAAAACCAATTAAAACTTCTTATTGGAGGCAGTTCATGTATACCGATATTTTTTCTAGACCTCTAACCTTACTCTTTGTTACGGAGAAATTCGAATGGAGTTTCGAATCGATGGTGGTCCACGTGATTGGAGCAACTGACGACGAAAAATCGGAAGCTGGCTATTGGGAAATTTTGCtacattttgtaccaaatttgaAATGTCTGAAACTCGTTTATGTAGGACCTGAAAATTCCGATTTAAAATTGGTCAAAGTTCAAGTTTGTGATGATTGTTTGAAAGAAGAAAAGAGTTTGGAAGTAGAAGGCTTTAGATTGAGATATGATGAGTATTTTGAGagtgaattttttgcaaaaccaGATATCATCGTCGGGTTTAATCTCGAGATGCACGAGAGCGAATATGGAATCATGGAGTGCACTTGGAAAGATACTATTTTGACTTTGAGAAAGGTGAAGGCGCCTTTCATGATGACAAGTGGATCCGCGTTGAGAGCTGagaaggatttgagaaaattgGAGACACTTTTGGGCGAATCTGTACAACATTGGTTCGAAAAAAATCCATTTGGGAGTCTTCTATTTGAGAGGGACTTTGAGACCGAGAGATTCAAGTTTTCGAATCACTTGATTGTTGTCTGCACGGGATTATACAGAGAATCAGAGCGAGAAGAAACTTTCTCTGAGAGAATATCTGATGAATCTTTGGCATTGCTGGGAACGAGAACTATTTCTGAGAACTTGAAGTCAGAAAGGGAAGTAACTGATGAAGATTCGGAATCAAAAATAAAGGGAATAGCTGAGACTTCGGTATCGAAACTGGATTCAATACTTTCGACATTGGAAACTCTTTCTTTCGAAGGAGAAagcgaaaaaatgaaagaaaatttagaactacttgagaaaattaaacaatCCAAGGGTTCAAGTTATTCGATTAAAGATTCTCCGGATTATGATGAAAATCGAATAATTACGCCTGTAAGCAAAAACTGTTTATAa
- the LOC117173140 gene encoding uncharacterized protein LOC117173140 isoform X1, whose amino-acid sequence MSSKNTPPANLPFELQSFYSNECYICRKTIEKVSLQRCSRCQMISYCGEAHQRKHFQVHKDLCKAIGDMARERKSSNIFKSLCNTDPKTWKAEKETLLSEAQSRVSRPLLPYERLMFIFPRCCLICHDSTQDSLIDCKECPAMSFCRKHQNDPNHRRSQECFWIEHCQMLDADLKGYTRATFIDKIQSLISCIPMNEVSKKKRALNLPGSNEEFLEQYMKSEIEIPQITKFHASEFFAQPLTVFNALQRLNLPNYQAQNQEKSEMVIHAIGCDLEFDRPIFWEILLHLLPNLKTLKVMITDQDSAGGIQPNICSLCHSRKKELLVETLDISYEEYLDDKASSDSDDWKIKKKPDLVLFYDFTPLKVDDEKWTDIFETWGKVESHLVITAQGPEKITEIWAKLKSYFGGSVNIILKEWNNFSSIRPRRDEEKFGTIYTKCQCWIICKIFRKAIEEMKKKKCTKCGEMNLFLDDQMTCNKCTEKTKAYFDAQVLVRMNASNLYYQNSCHICRSRPESLLACKRCGMISYCGEQHRKEHWTQHRDFCKVIIGMQKEIGSSNLFESHKSADPETWLRTKVNLMTKAQSKLGRPLLNYEQEMFKFPKVCLVCRETNPKLLQRCDCEMSLCKKHKECPRHTLICEAMMHSYSYELSFTACSLAPSPREAFAPLLQVSIDKIPHLAEFRILPPTIELFIALFLKLNEKMEKIFQSQRNIPSMRNVLVSKYFSKPLSLIYAFEKLKRPADEKLVIHVIGSCNEEVDGAIFWETLLHWLPNLRKIRVILISPELPRQANFVNLCDACQNYGYQYYLGVYGLHYEEYLESEFYRKPDIVMGFNLDIHESDFGFVECTWKESILAIAKQNVPFILTSASKDRARRENEKLSQMLGKDVKSVWMDRNPHKCLQPYRDYESERVMYFNEYLAIYTDLSTGKEQREPGEKVQINMRKEGVSDLKDSLEKLWISESGEIKSSKKKKKKKKEKVEVEKSLQTKEKILPKDSLATLDNEEAAPEEKIQSEEKIQSEEKIQSEENTVQKKDILLKDNILFKDNSLAREELLPKENIRKEENTIEKEEKILHRENIAPAEGESTSQKETALEEEIIFLTDTKLLKENRFLDEVNKKLKEKNSELKAKNMSLKERNQELKDIRSEVKESLSLAEKEK is encoded by the exons ATGTCGTCAAAGAACACTCCACCAGCGAATTTGCCTTTCGAGCTCCAGTCATTTTACTCAAACGAATGCTACATCTGTCGCAAAACGATTGAAAAAGTTTCCCTCCAAAGATGCAGCCGTTGTCAGATGATTTCTTACTGTGGCGAGGCACACCAGAGGAAGCATTTTCAGGTTCACAAAGATCTCTGCAAGGCAATTGGAGATATGGCGAGAGAGAGAAAGAGttcgaacattttcaaaagtcTCTGTAACACGGATCCAAAAACTTGGAAAGCAGAAAAAGAAACGCTCTTATCGGAAGCTCAGTCAAGAGTATCGAGACCTCTTCTTCCTTACGAGCGCCTGATGTTTATTTTTCCACGGTGCTGTCTCATTTGTCACGATTCGACACAGGATTCACTAATCGATTGTAAAGAATGTCCAGCTATGAGCTTTTGCAGAAAACACCAAAACGATCCAAATCACAGAAGGTCCCAAGAATGTTTCTGGATAGAGCATTGCCAAATGTTGGATGCTGATCTGAAAGGGTATACAAGGGCAACCTTCATCGACAAAATCCAAAGCCTGATATCCTGCATTCCCATGAACGAAGTTTCGAAAAAGAAAAGAGCTCTGAATCTTCCAGGATCGAATGAAGAATTTTTAGAGCAGTATATGAAATCCGAGATTGAAATTCCTCAAATCACCAAGTTCCACGCGTCTGAATTCTTCGCTCAACCCTTGACCGTCTTCAATGCTCTCCAGAGGTTGAATCTTCCGAATTACCAGGCTCAGAATCAGGAAAAATCCGAAATGGTCATTCATGCGATTGGTTGTGATCTGGAATTTGATCGGCCCATATTTTGGGAGATATTGTTGCATCTGCTGCCAAACTTGAAGACTTTGAAAGTCATGATTACTGATCAGGATTCAGCAGGAGGGATCCAACCCAACATCTGCAGTCTTTGTCACTCCAGGAAAAAAGAATTGCTTGTTGAGACTCTAGATATTTCGTATGAAGAATACTTGGATGATAAAGCTTCTTCTGATTCCGACGattggaaaatcaaaaagaagCCGGATCTGGTTCTTTTTTACGACTTCACTCCTTTGAAAGTGGATGATGAGAAGTGGACGGATATTTTTGAAACTTGGGGAAAAGTGGAATCTCATTTGGTGATAACAGCACAAGGTCCGGAAAAAATTACGGAAATTTGGGCAAAGTTGAAGTCTTATTTTGGGGGATctgtgaatattattttaaaggaatgGAATAATTTCTCGAGCATAAGGCCTCGTAGAGATGAGGAAAAATTCGGGACAATTTATACGAAATGCCAGTGTTggattatttgtaaaatttttagaaaagcgaTTGAAGagatgaaaaagaagaaatgcACAAAGTGTGGAGAGATGAACTTGTTTCTGGATGATCAAATGACTTGTAACAAGTGCACCGAAAAGACAAAAGCTTATTTTGATGCTCAAGTACTGGTTAGGATGAATGCGAGTAATCTTTATTATCAGAATTCCTGTCATATTTGTAGAAGTAGGCCCGAGAGTTTACTTGCTTGCAAGAGGTGTGGGATGATTTCTTACTGCGGGGAACAACATCGCAAGGAACATTGGACTCAACATCGCGACTTTTGCAAG GTAATTATCGGAATGCAGAAAGAGATAGGATCCTCGAACCTCTTCGAAAGCCACAAATCGGCAGATCCCGAAACCTGGCTTCGAACAAAAGTCAACTTAATGACAAAGGCCCAGTCAAAACTAGGAAGACCGCTCTTGAATTACGAGCAGGAGATGTTCAAGTTTCCCAAAGTCTGTCTCGTTTGTCGCGAGACTAACCCCAAACTTTTACAAAGATGTGACTGTGAAATGAGCCTGTGCAAAAAGCACAAAGAATGCCCTCGTCATACTTTAATATGTGAAGCAATGATGCATTCCTACAGTTACGAATTGAGCTTCACAGCTTGCAGCTTGGCCCCTTCACCTCGAGAAGCATTCGCTCCACTTCTCCAAGTCTCTATCGATAAAATTCCACATCTCGCGGAATTTCGGATTCTCCCGCCCACGATAGAATTATTCATTGCCCTGTTTCTCAAACTCAatgaaaaaatggagaaaatcTTCCAGTCCCAGAGAAACATTCCCAGCATGCGGAACGTTCTCGTCTCGAAATATTTTTCCAAACCTCTCTCCTTGATTTACGcctttgaaaaattgaagagaCCTGCAGATGAGAAACTTGTCATCCACGTGATTGGTTCCTGCAACGAGGAAGTGGACGGTGCAATTTTTTGGGAGACTTTACTTCACTGGTTGCCGAATTTGAGGAAAATCAGGGTTATCCTAATCAGCCCGGAATTGCCGAGACAAGCAAATTTTGTGAATCTTTGTGATGCTTGCCAGAACTATGGATACCAGTACTATCTCGGAGTCTATGGATTGCATTATGAGGAATATCTGGAGAGTGAATTTTACAGAAAGCCAGATATTGTTATGGGTTTTAATCTTGATATCCATGAAAGCGATTTTGGATTCGTTGAGTGCACTTGGAAGGAATCAATCCTGGCGATTGCTAAGCAGAATGTCCCATTTATTTTGACTTCAGCGTCTAAGGATAGAGCTCGTAGGGAGAACGAAAAGCTGAGTCAAATGCTGGGAAAGGATGTTAAATCTGTTTGGATGGACAGGAATCCTCATAAGTGCTTGCAGCCTTATCGGGATTATGAATCTGAACGAGTTATGTATTTCAACGAGTATTTGGCGATTTATACTGATTTGAGCACCGGAAAAGAGCAGAGAGAACCTGGAGAAAAAGTTCAGATCAATATGAGGAAGGAGGGAGTGAGTGATTTGAAAGACAGTTTGGAGAAATTGTGGATCTCAGAATCAGGAGAGATTAAGTCGagtaagaagaagaaaaagaagaagaaggaaaAAGTTGAAGTCGAGAAAAGTCTTCAGACTAAGGAAAAGATTTTACCGAAGGATAGTCTAGCGACTCTAGACAACGAAGAGGCTGCGCCGGAGGAAAAAATCCAGTCGGAGGAAAAAATCCAGTCGGAGGAAAAAATTCAGTCGGAGGAAAACACTGTTCAGAAGAAAGACATTTTGTTGAAGGATAATATTCTATTCAAAGATAATAGTCTGGCGAGAGAAGAACTTCTGCCCAAGGAAAATATCCGTAAGGAGGAAAATACTATTGAGAAGGAAGAGAAGATTCTACACAGAGAAAATATTGCACCAGCTGAAGGGGAGAGTACTTCACAGAAAGAAACTGCTTTAGAAgaggaaataatttttctaacggACACTAAACTCTTGAAAGAAAATCGCTTTTTGGACGAAGTCAATAAGAAACTAAAGGAGAAAAATTCGGAACTGAAGGCGAAAAATATGAGCCTTAAGGAGAGAAATCAAGAGTTGAAGGACATCCGAAGCGAAGTTAAGGAATCTTTATCTCTAGctgagaaagaaaaataa